A window of the Schlesneria paludicola DSM 18645 genome harbors these coding sequences:
- a CDS encoding ABC transporter ATP-binding protein, translating to MSLELRNVTKTYRDPSGGRVPVLNVQEFKLDAGEQVALIGSSGGGKTTLLNIIAGITSADSGDVLISGTNIAKLPEVARDRFRAERIGYVFQTFNLLPAFTALENVLLGMSFGGRKADRSRAIKLLERVGLGHRLHHRPAQMSVGEQQRTSVARALVNTPRLLLADEPTANVDVANQETVLQLLRESCREHDVSLLLVTHAQDVAAQFDRVEKLSDFNRTAV from the coding sequence ATGTCACTTGAACTGCGAAATGTGACGAAAACCTATCGTGATCCCAGCGGCGGTCGAGTTCCCGTGTTGAACGTCCAAGAGTTCAAGCTGGATGCGGGCGAGCAAGTGGCGCTGATTGGCAGCAGTGGTGGCGGTAAGACGACTCTGCTGAACATCATCGCGGGAATTACATCGGCCGATTCGGGAGACGTTTTGATCTCGGGAACGAATATCGCGAAATTGCCTGAAGTCGCGCGTGACCGATTTCGCGCAGAACGAATCGGATATGTGTTTCAGACGTTCAATTTACTGCCCGCGTTCACCGCGCTTGAAAATGTCTTGCTGGGCATGAGTTTCGGTGGTCGCAAGGCCGATCGCAGCCGTGCGATCAAGCTGCTCGAACGAGTCGGTCTGGGGCATCGATTGCACCATCGACCGGCGCAGATGTCCGTCGGCGAACAGCAGCGTACGTCGGTGGCCCGGGCGCTGGTGAATACCCCAAGGCTTCTTCTGGCCGATGAACCGACGGCGAACGTCGACGTGGCCAATCAAGAGACGGTTCTGCAACTGTTGCGCGAATCGTGTCGAGAACACGACGTTTCGCTGCTGCTGGTGACCCATGCCCAGGATGTGGCAGCGCAGTTTGATCGCGTCGAGAAGCTGTCGGATTTCAACCGAACTGCAGTCTGA
- a CDS encoding SDR family NAD(P)-dependent oxidoreductase produces the protein MPSPLFDLTGKVALVTGGSKGLGLAMARGFAEAGADIVICSRHADELEHALPEILKGTGVRGRAFVTDMTNRQDVEKLAASALEAMGRVDILVNNAGSNVPQMIDEIEDDMWDRIVELNLTSCMSLSRALVPQMKQRHWGRIIHISSVMGLASKAGRSCYSATKAALIGLARAMALDLGPHGITCNCIAPGPFLTDLPKSVLSQAEQDTFAQRTALGRWADPRELAGPALLLASDAGSYITGATLLVDGGNLCKTF, from the coding sequence ATGCCTTCTCCACTCTTTGATTTGACCGGCAAAGTGGCACTCGTAACCGGCGGCAGCAAAGGGCTTGGGCTGGCAATGGCTCGTGGATTTGCCGAAGCGGGAGCGGACATTGTCATTTGCAGCCGACATGCCGATGAACTGGAGCATGCGCTGCCCGAGATCCTGAAGGGGACAGGGGTGCGAGGCCGCGCGTTCGTGACCGACATGACCAACCGCCAGGATGTCGAAAAGCTTGCCGCTTCGGCATTGGAAGCGATGGGACGCGTCGACATTCTCGTCAACAATGCCGGTTCGAATGTGCCTCAAATGATCGACGAGATCGAGGACGACATGTGGGATCGCATCGTGGAACTCAACCTGACCTCGTGTATGAGTCTTTCTCGCGCACTGGTGCCACAGATGAAGCAGCGTCATTGGGGGCGGATTATCCACATTTCCTCTGTGATGGGCCTGGCCTCCAAAGCGGGCCGCAGTTGCTATTCCGCCACGAAGGCGGCACTGATCGGCCTGGCACGCGCCATGGCTCTTGATCTGGGACCCCACGGAATCACTTGCAACTGCATCGCTCCGGGGCCGTTCTTGACGGATCTCCCCAAGAGTGTTCTCAGTCAGGCGGAGCAGGACACATTCGCGCAGCGAACGGCCCTCGGGCGCTGGGCTGACCCACGCGAACTCGCCGGCCCAGCGCTTCTGCTGGCAAGCGACGCTGGCAGCTACATTACCGGTGCGACGCTTCTTGTCGACGGCGGTAACTTGTGTAAGACCTTCTAA
- a CDS encoding ABC transporter ATP-binding protein encodes MESLARLGPFIYQQRRALIVSVFLSVGAAVFAVAQLSLVYPTVRLLLEGKDAAQHVRDELQNTQSKIEAEADKRSRISDQLKDPDWVAANSNEDVQNLQRELKRVQGIETGLQRQEAIYQWFETILIPYIPTDRFNFLGFLLGLLLVLTLLKETCSFFQEMFVGQVVQRVLQSLRVRLYRSSLKLDQQTLALETTPRLMSRFTFDLHQVAHGLLLLGSKIIVEPMKAIIFIGCAFMANWRLTLLAFVCAPIFALFFGRLGKKLKHAAKRQMESMSRVYHVLEEALSSLKTVQSYRNERLHRRRLALEHRTYYEKAMRILRIDVMVSPSVEFLAMCGVFIASLPGAYLVLRHQKSIWGVQLAAEQMTVSDLAFLYTCLAGVLDPGRKLSGVYSKLKKSATACGRLFAWMDRASLVKLSPTPVALPRHRQSIEFDQVTFYYSSLESEELGRKALDAATVSIPFGSTVAVVGSNGCGKSTLINLLPRFFDPHSGQVRIDGTNVSDVDPRQLRRQIGFVTQETLLFDWSISDNIRYGNPNATDAEIEEAARKAYVIDFVNQLPDRFETQIGDKGHRLSGGQRQRVALARAILRDPAILILDEATSAIDTQSEQCIHHTLREFAPNRTTFIVTHAMTPTLLECVTHVLVMDEGRVISFGAHDAVLATCPEYQKLFEAQTLKRAG; translated from the coding sequence GTGGAAAGCCTTGCGCGCCTAGGTCCGTTCATTTACCAACAACGTCGGGCACTGATTGTGTCCGTGTTCTTGTCGGTCGGAGCCGCCGTTTTCGCGGTCGCACAGCTTTCGTTGGTTTATCCAACCGTTCGCCTGCTTCTGGAAGGTAAAGACGCCGCGCAACACGTGCGCGACGAACTCCAAAACACTCAGTCCAAAATCGAAGCAGAAGCCGATAAGCGATCTCGGATCAGTGATCAGCTCAAAGATCCCGATTGGGTTGCCGCCAATTCGAACGAGGATGTCCAGAATCTGCAGCGCGAGCTTAAACGCGTTCAGGGGATCGAGACGGGGCTTCAACGTCAGGAGGCGATCTATCAATGGTTTGAGACCATTCTGATTCCCTATATTCCCACGGATCGCTTCAATTTCCTGGGTTTTCTGTTGGGGTTGTTGCTGGTCCTGACACTGCTCAAAGAGACCTGCTCGTTCTTCCAGGAGATGTTCGTCGGACAGGTCGTGCAGAGAGTGCTCCAATCGCTGCGTGTGCGACTCTACCGCAGTTCATTAAAACTGGATCAGCAGACGCTGGCGCTGGAAACCACGCCGCGTTTAATGTCACGCTTCACATTTGACCTGCATCAGGTGGCTCATGGGCTTTTGCTGCTCGGCAGCAAGATCATCGTTGAACCCATGAAGGCGATCATCTTCATCGGTTGCGCCTTCATGGCGAACTGGCGGCTGACGCTGCTGGCTTTTGTGTGTGCACCAATCTTCGCCTTGTTTTTTGGTCGACTGGGAAAGAAGTTGAAACATGCGGCAAAGCGACAGATGGAAAGTATGTCGCGTGTCTATCATGTTCTCGAAGAAGCGCTCTCTTCGCTCAAGACGGTGCAAAGTTACCGCAACGAACGCTTGCACCGCCGACGACTGGCACTCGAACATCGCACATACTACGAAAAGGCGATGCGCATCCTGCGGATCGACGTCATGGTCAGCCCTTCCGTAGAGTTTCTGGCGATGTGCGGCGTCTTTATCGCCTCGCTGCCCGGCGCGTATCTCGTACTTCGTCATCAAAAATCGATCTGGGGAGTTCAGCTTGCCGCCGAGCAGATGACCGTCTCAGATCTCGCTTTTCTCTACACTTGCCTGGCGGGCGTCCTCGACCCCGGCCGCAAACTGTCGGGTGTCTATTCGAAGTTGAAGAAATCGGCCACCGCTTGTGGTCGCCTGTTCGCCTGGATGGACCGTGCGTCGCTTGTCAAATTGTCGCCCACTCCGGTCGCCTTGCCACGGCATCGGCAATCCATCGAATTTGACCAGGTCACGTTCTACTATTCGAGCCTTGAGTCGGAAGAACTCGGGCGAAAAGCACTCGATGCCGCCACGGTGTCGATCCCCTTCGGCTCGACCGTTGCCGTTGTCGGCAGCAATGGCTGCGGAAAATCGACACTGATCAATCTTCTGCCGCGATTCTTCGATCCCCATTCGGGACAGGTCCGAATTGATGGCACGAATGTGAGCGATGTTGACCCTCGACAATTGCGGCGACAGATTGGATTTGTCACACAGGAAACCCTGCTTTTCGACTGGTCGATCTCGGACAACATCCGTTACGGAAACCCCAACGCCACCGATGCCGAAATTGAAGAGGCCGCACGAAAGGCTTACGTCATCGATTTCGTGAATCAACTCCCCGATCGATTCGAGACGCAGATCGGCGACAAAGGGCACCGGTTGTCGGGTGGACAACGGCAGCGCGTGGCACTGGCCCGGGCCATTCTGCGTGACCCCGCAATCCTGATTCTGGACGAAGCCACATCCGCCATCGACACGCAAAGCGAGCAGTGCATCCACCACACCCTCAGGGAATTCGCCCCGAACCGCACGACGTTTATCGTGACGCATGCGATGACGCCCACCTTGCTGGAGTGCGTCACGCACGTATTGGTCATGGACGAAGGGCGTGTCATCTCCTTTGGGGCGCATGACGCCGTGCTCGCCACCTGCCCCGAATACCAGAAGCTGTTTGAAGCACAAACACTCAAACGCGCGGGCTAG
- a CDS encoding SRPBCC family protein, giving the protein MPIFESRTELYTTQHELFDFILRPVNLEAIAPPDMQFVYVEPPEVVTLGSRLTCKAQAYGMVQQLTYEIVDLKSPTGFREKMVEGPLKLWLHDYIIEPHSSPDRVTLVNRIEFEPPGGLMGFLVTADRILEALDDGFDYRRGLLEKRFAKQ; this is encoded by the coding sequence ATGCCGATTTTTGAGAGTCGCACGGAACTGTACACGACCCAGCACGAGTTATTCGATTTCATTCTGCGTCCTGTGAATCTTGAGGCGATCGCCCCGCCTGACATGCAGTTTGTCTATGTCGAGCCACCCGAAGTTGTCACGCTTGGGAGCCGACTGACCTGCAAGGCGCAGGCTTACGGTATGGTTCAGCAATTGACGTACGAGATCGTCGATCTGAAGTCGCCGACCGGCTTCCGTGAAAAAATGGTCGAAGGGCCGCTGAAACTCTGGCTGCATGACTATATCATCGAACCACACTCATCGCCGGACCGTGTGACCCTAGTCAATCGGATTGAGTTTGAACCTCCCGGCGGCCTGATGGGCTTCCTGGTGACCGCAGATCGAATTCTCGAGGCGCTTGACGATGGCTTCGACTATCGTCGCGGGCTGCTGGAAAAGCGATTTGCGAAGCAATAA
- the dnaG gene encoding DNA primase, whose product MSANVGASPDEFKELVRARTDIVQLIGETVALFNKGRDFKGLCPFHDDHNPSFTVNPERQTYMCWSCRKGGDCFSFVMENDRINFRETLELLAKRAGLELPASYARGPAEPKEKPHLYDALEWAEKEFHHCLLTTAIAERARNYLHQRGFNSASIAKFKLGYHPDSWDWLLQRAKGRFDPELLVRASLAKERDSASGYGGSGFYDQFVDRVMFPIHDERGRTVAFGGRILPDSKAKSDAKYLNSSETPVFSKSRVCYALDVARDAIKKTGIVMVMEGYADCVKAHQGGILNAVATLGTALTETHVTVLKRLASRVILIFDGDRAGVEAAEKAIPRFLSQDVDLRILTVPDELDPDEFIDQRGGDALLRLAEDAPDAIEYQLRLLLNRHGKTTLNGRQQVLEGMLNLLTLSPGIVNSLKEDLLVGRLPQRLGISEVDVRKRLKQIRSGQPATTSRATDRKIAASSPGGDPTQIRRAQLVDSLQRNLKKDEMLECEFLHILFTHPDLIHAARQEIGLDDVRHEALREILSIWFDMHEEAVEPSYDRMLARIECPELKRLVVWIEDQSPRRTDPKSSAGSSAVGTESAEAGLQRVIEGMKWRRSHDAHEASKSLLVERPSETANLTAESRAVLEQALRFHRKRTAK is encoded by the coding sequence ATGTCTGCGAATGTGGGTGCATCGCCAGATGAATTCAAAGAACTTGTTCGCGCACGCACGGACATCGTGCAGTTGATCGGCGAAACCGTGGCCTTGTTTAACAAGGGACGTGACTTTAAAGGCCTCTGTCCGTTTCATGACGATCATAATCCGTCGTTCACGGTCAACCCTGAGCGACAGACCTATATGTGCTGGTCATGCCGGAAGGGTGGTGATTGTTTTTCATTTGTGATGGAAAATGACCGCATCAATTTTCGTGAAACGCTGGAGCTACTGGCAAAACGGGCCGGATTGGAACTGCCCGCCAGCTATGCCCGCGGTCCTGCAGAGCCCAAAGAGAAGCCGCATCTTTACGACGCTCTCGAATGGGCCGAGAAAGAATTCCATCATTGTTTGCTGACAACCGCCATTGCCGAACGCGCGCGGAACTATCTTCATCAACGCGGATTTAATAGCGCGTCCATCGCCAAATTCAAATTGGGATATCACCCGGACAGTTGGGACTGGCTGTTGCAACGGGCAAAAGGCCGGTTCGATCCGGAATTGCTCGTTCGCGCCTCGCTCGCAAAAGAGCGTGACAGCGCGTCTGGGTATGGTGGATCCGGTTTTTACGATCAGTTCGTTGATCGCGTCATGTTTCCCATTCACGACGAACGTGGACGGACTGTGGCATTTGGGGGACGTATTCTTCCCGATTCAAAGGCCAAGTCGGACGCGAAATATCTGAACAGTAGTGAGACTCCCGTATTTTCGAAAAGTCGGGTCTGTTATGCGCTGGATGTCGCGCGTGACGCCATTAAGAAAACGGGAATCGTGATGGTGATGGAAGGGTATGCCGATTGCGTCAAGGCGCATCAGGGCGGAATCTTGAACGCCGTGGCGACCCTTGGAACCGCGCTGACGGAAACACATGTCACGGTTCTGAAGCGACTGGCAAGCCGCGTCATTCTGATTTTCGATGGCGACCGCGCTGGAGTCGAAGCGGCAGAAAAAGCAATTCCGCGATTTTTGTCTCAAGATGTCGATTTGCGAATCTTGACCGTTCCCGATGAGCTGGATCCGGACGAGTTCATCGATCAGCGAGGCGGCGATGCATTGTTACGACTTGCCGAGGATGCCCCCGATGCCATCGAGTATCAGTTGCGACTACTGCTCAATCGACACGGAAAAACGACGCTGAACGGACGCCAGCAAGTTCTGGAAGGTATGCTAAACTTGCTGACGCTGTCGCCAGGAATCGTGAATTCGCTGAAGGAAGATCTGTTGGTCGGACGCTTGCCGCAACGATTGGGAATATCGGAAGTCGATGTTCGAAAACGATTAAAGCAGATTCGATCGGGTCAGCCAGCGACAACGTCACGTGCTACAGATCGGAAAATCGCCGCAAGCAGTCCAGGTGGAGATCCTACGCAGATCCGAAGAGCGCAACTCGTTGATTCGCTTCAGCGAAATCTCAAGAAGGACGAAATGCTGGAGTGCGAATTTCTCCACATACTCTTTACACACCCGGACCTAATACATGCCGCTCGGCAAGAAATCGGCCTTGATGACGTCCGTCACGAGGCACTTCGCGAGATCTTGTCAATTTGGTTTGACATGCACGAAGAGGCTGTTGAACCAAGTTATGACCGAATGCTCGCCCGAATCGAATGTCCCGAGTTGAAACGGCTGGTGGTGTGGATCGAAGATCAGTCTCCGCGGCGTACTGATCCCAAAAGTTCAGCGGGATCGTCGGCGGTGGGCACGGAATCTGCGGAAGCGGGATTGCAACGAGTCATTGAAGGGATGAAGTGGAGACGCAGCCATGATGCCCACGAGGCTTCCAAAAGTCTCCTAGTTGAACGTCCGTCAGAGACGGCAAACCTAACTGCGGAAAGTCGCGCTGTCTTGGAACAAGCCCTGCGATTTCATCGCAAACGTACGGCAAAGTGA
- a CDS encoding DUF3320 domain-containing protein, which translates to MPSEESVASVLDRTRQNLLDLSLRNRLINSPRGETRSQRLDVIDERSEDVFRILVRDEKAMTFLAAREEDALTVESGASLESELPLPVILNELDETVEVRYRDKQLQTRLAAAPLHERLLSLYYDARTFEEEQGVSSLFLALGFLEWYEEAETDKPRFAPLVLIPVDLTRASAATRFRLAFRSADLETNLSLQAKLKVEFGLDLPEIGESDEFVPSRYFAAVETAIRDRATWKVHPNDIALSFFSFAKFLMFRDLDPETWPSHAPLIHHPTLRSLLTDGFASTSPLCDDDASIDSVISADQMIHVTDADSSQALVIEEVRRGRSLVVQGPPGTGKSQTITNIIATAVHAGQKVLFVAEKMAALEVVKRRLDHLGLGAICLELHSHKANKKSALEDLNRTIELGRPRLADRDDRIRRLDEVREALNQHAALMNTPLVPAGPTPFELIGELVALHKTLDATVSIPLDNPVRWTKSEFEQRVRRLGEFQTYVADLGDVSVHPWRGVRRRPALLPTELQTLRQLIQQQLKSLPELVKQGGALAVGLNVPSCRENSLASIRRLVQLGRMCVDRPVLDREAIVSSVWETHPSQIRRLVEAGLGMVAAKRALNGIVIESAWTADLIETRRALATHGHCWCWFLYPDYWRAIRSLRGLVQEVLPSRLTEQLKVIDSILQYQTGRKVIQGSDESIGQRAFGSLWAGESSDFESLQRIVDWEQQGREALFEHPFRRVTAEMVDAQPIRPLIHAVEETSRAVDAGWRSVGQILEFDWKEGFGDVVVDPVPFTTLMDRMTAWDGGYELLSKWNGYQLRRVDLEQAGFRPLLAEFDRGALDKKHLVDGFRQSYFEALLKHLLETQPALARFHGASHELQIHDFRKLDRERMDLARSEVARSHFVGIPRESGLGEMAIIRGEIAKKRLHRPIRKLLRDAGRAVQAIKPVFMMSPISVAQFLEPGVLEFDLLVMDEASQVTPEDALGAIARAKQVVVVGDSRQLPPSRFFNKLLEGGDVDDETDLASLDSVLGLCVARGLPQRMLRWHYRSRHHSLIAVSNREFYDNRLCVIPSPSTARPGVGLEFRYIEAGRFDRGGTATNRREAAAIADAVIEHAQTNSTSSLGVVAFSVSQRDAIRSELEARLRQSRGLEAFFAADRHEAFFVKNLENVQGDERDVMMISVGYGPDASGQLTMNFGPLGMEGGERRLNVLISRAKQSCLVFSSIKAEQIDLSRARSRGVAALKTFLSFASTGRLDGTEPSANAPGSVFEQQVGEALEREGLTVHHRVSTTGAAVDLAIVDSQNPNRYLLGLECDGATYQASRWARDRDRLSESVLRDRGWELMRVWSLDWLHRPDEQRNAVLAAFERAKTEIERRELQESEHRLTSGSGNPAIERDEAALLEDCPISPGTPYVEARFAVPHETPIPELSLDRIRQVVIDVMAVESPVHRSEVIKRILGLWGQTRLGTSISRALDAAIDGLIENLLIAQDSEQFLSLSSNSEVPVRSRVDVESAGLRKAELIPPIEIDAAVVQLVTQQFGMTRDQLSTAVARRLGLKMVTPKLRSVIQERLPLLLERQAFYERDGKLYLD; encoded by the coding sequence ATGCCGTCTGAAGAATCCGTTGCCAGCGTCCTTGATCGAACACGTCAGAACCTGCTTGACCTGTCGCTCCGCAATCGGTTGATCAATTCCCCCCGCGGTGAAACGAGATCGCAACGACTGGATGTCATCGACGAACGATCCGAAGATGTCTTTCGGATTCTCGTTCGTGACGAAAAGGCGATGACATTTCTCGCCGCACGCGAGGAGGACGCATTGACCGTCGAAAGCGGGGCGTCTCTTGAGAGCGAACTGCCATTGCCCGTCATCCTCAATGAACTTGATGAGACCGTCGAGGTCCGGTATCGCGACAAACAACTGCAGACGCGTTTGGCAGCGGCGCCTCTCCACGAGCGATTGCTGAGCTTGTACTACGATGCCCGCACGTTTGAAGAGGAACAAGGGGTCAGCAGTCTGTTTCTGGCGTTGGGCTTTCTCGAGTGGTACGAAGAAGCGGAAACCGATAAACCCCGATTTGCACCATTAGTTCTGATTCCCGTTGATCTGACCCGAGCGTCCGCTGCGACTCGGTTTCGTTTGGCGTTTCGAAGTGCGGATCTCGAAACGAATCTTTCACTGCAGGCGAAATTGAAAGTCGAATTCGGACTCGACCTTCCCGAGATTGGTGAGTCGGATGAGTTCGTTCCGAGTCGGTATTTTGCCGCCGTCGAGACGGCCATTCGTGATCGCGCGACTTGGAAGGTCCACCCAAACGACATCGCGCTCTCGTTCTTTTCGTTTGCCAAATTCCTGATGTTTCGCGATCTCGACCCCGAGACATGGCCCAGCCACGCGCCATTGATCCACCATCCGACGTTGCGCAGCTTGCTGACGGACGGGTTCGCCTCGACTTCGCCGCTGTGTGACGACGACGCGTCGATTGATTCTGTCATTTCCGCAGATCAGATGATCCATGTGACCGATGCGGACAGTTCGCAAGCACTCGTGATTGAAGAGGTGCGGCGTGGTCGAAGTCTTGTCGTACAGGGGCCGCCCGGAACGGGTAAGTCGCAGACAATCACAAACATCATCGCGACCGCAGTGCATGCGGGGCAGAAGGTGTTGTTCGTCGCCGAAAAAATGGCCGCACTCGAAGTTGTCAAACGGCGTCTCGATCACTTGGGGCTCGGTGCGATCTGCCTTGAACTTCACAGCCACAAGGCCAACAAGAAGTCGGCCCTCGAAGATCTGAATCGCACGATCGAACTGGGCCGCCCGCGACTCGCCGATCGCGATGATCGGATCCGACGGCTGGATGAGGTGCGTGAGGCACTCAATCAGCATGCGGCGCTCATGAATACGCCGCTCGTACCTGCCGGACCGACCCCATTTGAACTGATCGGCGAACTTGTCGCACTCCACAAGACGCTGGACGCAACGGTCTCAATTCCGCTGGACAATCCCGTCCGTTGGACGAAGTCGGAGTTCGAACAGCGTGTGCGTCGACTCGGGGAATTCCAGACGTATGTCGCGGACTTGGGTGACGTGTCAGTGCACCCCTGGCGCGGTGTGCGTCGACGGCCTGCACTCTTGCCGACGGAACTGCAGACGCTTCGTCAGCTCATCCAACAGCAGTTGAAGTCACTTCCCGAACTGGTGAAGCAGGGGGGCGCCCTGGCGGTGGGACTGAATGTGCCGTCCTGCCGCGAGAATTCGCTGGCGTCCATCCGGCGCCTCGTTCAGCTTGGCCGCATGTGCGTCGATCGACCGGTCCTCGACCGCGAGGCGATTGTCAGCTCTGTATGGGAGACACATCCCTCACAGATTCGTCGACTGGTTGAAGCGGGTCTGGGAATGGTCGCCGCGAAGCGGGCACTGAATGGAATCGTCATCGAATCCGCTTGGACCGCGGACCTGATCGAGACGCGACGCGCGCTCGCGACGCATGGCCATTGCTGGTGCTGGTTCTTGTATCCCGACTACTGGCGAGCGATTCGATCACTGCGGGGTCTGGTCCAGGAGGTGCTGCCGTCACGGCTGACCGAGCAACTCAAAGTGATCGACTCGATACTACAGTATCAGACCGGCAGAAAAGTGATCCAAGGTTCGGATGAATCCATTGGCCAGCGCGCGTTCGGTTCTCTTTGGGCGGGTGAATCGTCTGACTTTGAATCTCTGCAGCGAATCGTCGACTGGGAACAGCAAGGCCGTGAGGCCTTATTCGAACACCCATTCCGACGCGTGACGGCTGAAATGGTCGACGCCCAACCAATCAGGCCACTCATTCACGCCGTTGAAGAAACTTCCAGAGCGGTCGATGCGGGTTGGCGGTCGGTTGGGCAGATCTTGGAGTTCGATTGGAAGGAGGGATTTGGCGATGTCGTCGTCGATCCTGTCCCCTTCACAACGTTGATGGATCGCATGACCGCATGGGATGGCGGCTACGAACTATTGTCCAAATGGAATGGCTATCAGCTACGACGCGTGGATCTTGAGCAGGCCGGATTTCGGCCACTTCTTGCCGAATTTGATCGAGGGGCCTTGGACAAAAAACATCTCGTCGACGGTTTCCGGCAATCATATTTCGAGGCGTTACTAAAACATCTGCTGGAGACGCAACCAGCGCTGGCGCGTTTTCATGGCGCGTCCCATGAGCTGCAGATCCATGATTTTCGAAAGCTCGATCGCGAAAGGATGGATTTGGCGCGGTCGGAAGTCGCGCGATCACATTTCGTCGGCATTCCGCGTGAATCGGGGCTGGGTGAAATGGCAATTATCCGGGGCGAAATTGCGAAGAAGCGGCTTCATCGCCCCATTCGAAAATTGTTACGCGACGCAGGCCGCGCGGTGCAGGCAATCAAACCTGTTTTTATGATGAGCCCGATTTCGGTGGCGCAATTTCTCGAACCAGGCGTCTTGGAGTTCGATCTGCTGGTCATGGATGAGGCCAGCCAGGTGACGCCGGAAGATGCCTTGGGAGCCATTGCCCGCGCCAAGCAAGTTGTGGTTGTCGGGGACAGTCGGCAATTGCCGCCATCTCGCTTCTTCAATAAATTGCTGGAAGGAGGTGACGTCGACGATGAGACCGATCTGGCGAGTTTGGACAGTGTATTGGGGCTCTGTGTCGCACGCGGACTGCCACAACGCATGTTGCGCTGGCACTATCGCAGCCGTCATCATTCATTGATTGCCGTTTCGAACCGCGAATTTTATGACAATCGGCTGTGCGTCATTCCCAGCCCCTCGACCGCGCGGCCCGGTGTCGGCCTTGAGTTCCGCTATATCGAGGCCGGTCGATTTGATCGTGGCGGGACGGCAACCAACCGCCGGGAAGCCGCCGCGATTGCGGATGCGGTCATCGAGCATGCGCAGACAAACTCCACGAGTTCACTGGGGGTCGTGGCATTTTCGGTGTCGCAGCGCGATGCCATTCGAAGCGAGCTTGAGGCGCGGCTCAGACAGTCTCGGGGGCTGGAAGCGTTCTTTGCCGCAGATCGCCATGAAGCGTTCTTCGTCAAGAATCTGGAAAACGTGCAAGGTGATGAACGCGATGTCATGATGATTTCGGTTGGTTATGGACCCGACGCATCCGGTCAATTGACGATGAATTTTGGGCCACTTGGAATGGAAGGAGGGGAACGTCGACTGAATGTGCTGATCTCGCGGGCCAAACAGTCCTGTCTCGTCTTTTCCTCGATCAAGGCCGAGCAAATTGATCTTTCACGCGCCCGCTCGCGCGGCGTTGCGGCTCTCAAGACGTTCTTATCGTTCGCATCCACGGGACGGTTGGACGGAACCGAGCCCTCGGCAAACGCTCCGGGATCTGTCTTTGAACAGCAAGTGGGCGAGGCTCTGGAGCGTGAAGGATTAACCGTTCATCATCGCGTCAGTACCACAGGTGCTGCCGTCGACCTGGCGATCGTCGATTCCCAGAATCCCAATCGCTACTTACTGGGGCTCGAGTGTGACGGAGCGACCTATCAGGCCAGTCGCTGGGCTCGCGATCGTGATCGTCTTTCAGAGTCGGTGCTTCGTGATCGAGGTTGGGAACTGATGAGGGTTTGGAGTCTTGATTGGCTCCATCGCCCCGACGAACAGCGAAACGCGGTGCTGGCGGCGTTTGAACGTGCGAAGACCGAGATCGAACGACGCGAACTTCAAGAATCAGAGCACCGCTTGACATCAGGTTCAGGCAATCCTGCGATCGAGCGTGATGAGGCGGCGCTACTCGAAGACTGTCCGATTTCCCCTGGTACCCCTTATGTCGAAGCCCGTTTCGCAGTTCCCCATGAAACGCCAATTCCAGAACTGTCGCTCGATCGCATTCGGCAGGTTGTCATTGATGTGATGGCGGTCGAGTCGCCTGTTCACCGCAGCGAGGTAATCAAACGAATTCTGGGGTTGTGGGGGCAAACGCGTTTGGGGACATCGATATCGCGCGCACTTGATGCGGCGATTGATGGCTTGATTGAGAATCTGCTGATCGCGCAAGATTCGGAACAATTCCTGTCGCTCAGTTCGAATTCCGAGGTTCCCGTCCGATCGCGCGTCGACGTTGAATCGGCAGGACTCCGAAAAGCCGAACTGATTCCTCCCATCGAAATCGATGCGGCCGTCGTACAGCTTGTCACGCAGCAGTTCGGGATGACGCGCGACCAGCTCTCGACGGCGGTGGCTCGACGCCTGGGGCTAAAAATGGTCACTCCGAAACTGCGTTCCGTGATTCAGGAACGGTTGCCGCTGTTGCTGGAGAGGCAGGCGTTTTACGAGCGCGATGGCAAGTTGTATCTCGACTAA